Proteins from one Sphingopyxis terrae subsp. terrae NBRC 15098 genomic window:
- a CDS encoding winged helix-turn-helix transcriptional regulator, giving the protein MQNYSAAADPAPDPRVELLVNDLIGRVADKWTLLVLEELEEHGTCRFTRLAQLVPGISQKMLTQTLRAMERDGLVRRTVYPVVPPKVEYALTDLGHSLGEAFCGVWHWAEAHLAAVEAARSAFDARA; this is encoded by the coding sequence ATGCAAAATTATTCGGCCGCCGCCGATCCCGCGCCAGATCCGCGCGTCGAGCTGCTGGTCAACGACCTGATCGGTCGAGTCGCCGACAAATGGACGCTGCTCGTGCTCGAGGAATTGGAAGAGCATGGCACCTGCCGCTTCACCCGGCTGGCGCAGCTTGTACCGGGGATCAGCCAGAAGATGCTGACCCAGACGCTGCGCGCCATGGAGCGCGACGGGCTCGTTCGCCGCACGGTCTATCCGGTGGTGCCGCCGAAGGTCGAATATGCGCTGACCGATCTCGGCCACAGCCTGGGCGAAGCCTTTTGCGGCGTGTGGCATTGGGCCGAAGCGCATCTCGCCGCGGTCGAGGCGGCGCGCAGCGCGTTCGACGCTCGCGCCTGA
- a CDS encoding UrcA family protein — MMKMMLTLAALAAVAPALPAHAEPAPAPRSVAVVHSDLDLSTARGADKLERRIWRAVVTVCGSAPDYDLKGKNDVRHCRRDTMRQASADADRVIASAATRGEPIRVTLAK; from the coding sequence ATGATGAAGATGATGTTGACCCTTGCCGCGCTCGCCGCGGTCGCGCCCGCCCTGCCCGCCCACGCCGAACCGGCGCCCGCGCCACGCAGCGTCGCCGTCGTCCATTCGGACCTCGACCTCAGCACCGCACGCGGCGCCGACAAGCTGGAACGCCGTATCTGGCGCGCGGTCGTCACTGTGTGCGGCAGCGCGCCCGACTATGACCTGAAAGGCAAGAATGACGTTCGCCATTGCCGCCGCGACACGATGCGGCAGGCATCGGCCGACGCCGACCGCGTCATCGCCAGCGCCGCAACGCGCGGCGAACCGATCCGGGTGACGCTCGCCAAATAA
- a CDS encoding LysR family transcriptional regulator: MGDYSPQDAMFDWNDLKYFLAVAESGSTLAAAQALRVSQTTVARRIAALETATGVTLFERRQAGYALTPTGEAMLASALAVRDSADRFGEAVGAQSRDAGGTVSLTTMEIIAITLLPPILRDLRAAHPGIHIDLDTSDEPRDLASGAADIAIRSSKQPTGAGLVGRRVADNPWTVYCSRDYAGRHGIPHSREELATHPFIGGGGHIWEPYRAWLKQYRLEDSVVMRYDTASGLLAGVRSGMGLTILPAFLADREPDLVRCIPAREDDTTGLWLLTHERLRHVPRIRVVLDFLAEALTRLARS, encoded by the coding sequence GTGGGCGATTATTCCCCACAAGACGCCATGTTCGACTGGAACGACCTTAAATATTTCCTCGCGGTCGCCGAAAGCGGCAGCACGCTTGCGGCGGCGCAGGCGCTGCGCGTCAGCCAGACGACGGTGGCGCGCCGCATCGCCGCGCTGGAGACGGCTACCGGCGTCACGCTATTTGAACGGCGCCAGGCTGGCTATGCGTTGACGCCGACGGGCGAGGCGATGCTGGCAAGTGCGCTTGCGGTCCGCGACTCTGCGGACCGGTTCGGCGAAGCCGTGGGCGCCCAGTCGCGCGACGCGGGCGGGACCGTCAGCCTGACGACGATGGAGATTATTGCGATCACCCTTCTGCCGCCCATCCTGCGCGACCTGCGTGCGGCGCATCCCGGCATCCATATCGACCTCGACACCTCGGACGAGCCGCGCGACCTTGCAAGCGGCGCCGCCGATATCGCGATCCGCAGCAGCAAGCAGCCGACGGGGGCGGGTCTCGTCGGACGCCGCGTCGCCGATAATCCGTGGACGGTCTATTGCAGCCGCGACTATGCCGGACGCCACGGCATTCCGCACAGCCGCGAGGAACTGGCGACGCATCCCTTCATCGGCGGCGGCGGCCATATCTGGGAGCCGTATCGGGCGTGGCTGAAGCAATACCGGCTCGAGGATTCGGTGGTCATGCGTTACGATACCGCATCGGGGTTGCTCGCTGGCGTGCGTTCGGGAATGGGGCTGACGATCCTGCCGGCCTTCCTCGCCGACCGCGAACCCGATCTCGTCCGCTGCATCCCGGCACGGGAGGATGACACGACCGGCCTGTGGCTGCTCACCCACGAACGCCTGCGCCACGTCCCCCGCATCCGCGTCGTCCTCGATTTTCTGGCCGAGGCGCTGACGCGGCTTGCGCGCAGTTGA
- the dnaN gene encoding DNA polymerase III subunit beta, translated as MKATIERAVLLKSLGHVQSVVERRNTIPILSNVLIEADASGQLKLMATDLDLQVVETIAAKVETPGTTTVSAHTLFEIARKLPEGAEVSLAAAEGKMQVKAGRSNFNLPTLPRDDFPVIAEGDLPTSFELPVAELIQIIDKTRFAISTEETRYYLNGIFLHVAEDSTGPVLKAAATDGHRLARYTVTRPEGAAGMPDVIVPRKCVGEIRKLLDEAEGNVEISLSASKIRFQLGNAVLTSKLIDGTFPDYSRVIPTANDKLLKVDPKSLFQGVDRVSTIASEKTRAVKVGLDKDRITLSVTSPENGTAAEELPAGYDADAMEIGFNARYLSDILGQVDGDTVELHLADANAPTLIRESEKSPALYVLMPMRV; from the coding sequence ATGAAAGCGACGATTGAACGCGCAGTGCTTCTGAAGAGCCTCGGCCACGTCCAGTCGGTGGTCGAACGGCGCAACACGATTCCGATCCTGTCGAACGTCCTGATCGAAGCCGATGCGAGCGGCCAGCTCAAGCTGATGGCGACCGACCTTGATCTGCAGGTCGTCGAAACTATCGCGGCAAAGGTCGAAACGCCGGGTACCACGACCGTCTCGGCGCACACCCTGTTCGAAATCGCGCGCAAGCTGCCCGAAGGCGCTGAAGTCAGCCTCGCCGCCGCCGAAGGCAAGATGCAGGTCAAGGCCGGCCGCTCGAACTTCAATCTGCCGACGCTGCCGCGCGACGACTTCCCGGTGATTGCCGAGGGCGATTTGCCGACCAGCTTCGAACTGCCGGTCGCCGAACTCATCCAGATCATCGACAAGACGCGCTTCGCCATCTCGACCGAAGAAACGCGCTATTATCTCAACGGCATCTTCCTGCACGTCGCCGAAGATTCGACGGGTCCGGTGCTCAAGGCCGCGGCGACCGACGGCCACCGTCTCGCGCGCTATACGGTGACGCGTCCCGAGGGCGCCGCGGGCATGCCCGACGTTATCGTGCCGCGTAAGTGCGTCGGCGAAATCCGCAAGCTGCTCGACGAGGCCGAAGGCAATGTCGAAATCAGCCTCTCGGCGTCGAAGATCCGCTTCCAGCTCGGCAACGCCGTGCTGACCTCGAAGCTGATCGACGGCACCTTCCCCGACTATAGCCGCGTTATCCCGACCGCGAACGACAAGCTCCTGAAAGTCGATCCCAAGAGCCTGTTCCAAGGCGTCGATCGCGTCTCGACCATCGCCAGCGAAAAGACGCGCGCGGTCAAGGTCGGGCTCGACAAGGATCGCATCACGCTCAGCGTTACCAGCCCCGAAAACGGTACCGCGGCCGAAGAACTTCCCGCCGGCTACGACGCCGACGCGATGGAGATCGGCTTCAACGCCCGCTATCTCAGCGATATCCTGGGACAGGTCGACGGCGACACCGTCGAACTCCATCTCGCCGACGCGAACGCGCCGACGCTGATCCGCGAAAGCGAAAAAAGCCCGGCGCTCTACGTGCTGATGCCGATGCGGGTGTAG
- a CDS encoding PQQ-dependent sugar dehydrogenase: MRKILKYVAIALVVLIVAGGIAFYVASRPDIARFSTAELSGRVPVMASQRPEQFPTMKVLEATGWPAGEAPRAAEGLTVARFAEGLDHPRSMLVLPNGDVLVAEAQSPPRKDSGIEGKVMKSLMGKAGAGGPSANRITLLRDANGDGKAEVKTAYITGLNSPYGMALVGKTLYVADTDALLAFPFVEGATAMAGKPTKIVDLPAQGTNRHWTKSLVAAPNGWLYIGVGADSNIGEKGMGNEVRRARILEVRPENKYMRTYAAGIRNPVGLAFYPGSNTLWTVVNERDMLGSDLVPDYLTDVDEGDFFGWPWYYWGGFTDPRVAPEAEDRRQYVKRPQYALGAHVAPLGMTFTNGLDLGDRWANGALIALHGSWNRDPVSGYDVVFVKFGDNGKPLDALPVTLLDQFVAKDGKTTRGRPADVKVAKDGSALVADDTGGIIWRVAKAG, translated from the coding sequence ATGCGCAAGATCCTGAAATATGTCGCCATCGCCCTTGTCGTGTTGATCGTTGCGGGCGGGATCGCCTTTTACGTCGCGTCACGTCCCGACATTGCGCGCTTTTCGACTGCCGAACTCAGCGGCCGGGTGCCGGTGATGGCATCGCAGCGCCCCGAACAATTTCCGACGATGAAGGTGCTCGAAGCCACGGGCTGGCCGGCCGGCGAAGCGCCTCGGGCCGCGGAGGGATTGACCGTCGCGCGCTTTGCCGAAGGGCTTGACCATCCGCGTTCGATGCTCGTGCTGCCCAATGGCGATGTACTGGTCGCCGAGGCGCAGAGCCCCCCGCGAAAGGACAGCGGCATCGAAGGCAAGGTGATGAAGTCACTGATGGGCAAGGCCGGCGCCGGCGGCCCGTCGGCCAATCGCATCACCCTGCTCCGCGACGCCAATGGCGACGGCAAGGCGGAAGTGAAGACCGCCTATATCACCGGACTGAACTCGCCTTACGGCATGGCGCTGGTCGGAAAGACGCTCTACGTCGCCGACACCGACGCGCTGCTCGCCTTTCCGTTCGTCGAGGGCGCAACGGCGATGGCCGGCAAGCCGACCAAGATCGTCGATCTGCCCGCCCAGGGCACCAACCGCCACTGGACGAAGAGCCTGGTCGCGGCGCCCAACGGGTGGCTCTACATCGGCGTCGGCGCCGATTCGAACATCGGCGAAAAGGGCATGGGCAACGAGGTCCGCCGCGCCCGTATTCTGGAGGTGCGGCCCGAGAATAAATATATGCGCACCTATGCCGCCGGTATCCGCAATCCCGTGGGCTTGGCCTTCTATCCGGGCAGCAACACGCTGTGGACCGTGGTCAACGAACGCGACATGCTGGGGTCGGATCTCGTTCCCGACTATCTCACCGACGTCGACGAGGGCGATTTCTTCGGCTGGCCCTGGTATTATTGGGGCGGTTTCACCGATCCGCGGGTTGCCCCCGAAGCCGAGGACCGGCGGCAATATGTCAAGCGGCCGCAATATGCGCTGGGCGCCCATGTCGCGCCGCTGGGCATGACCTTCACCAACGGTCTGGACCTTGGCGACCGCTGGGCAAACGGCGCGCTGATCGCGCTGCACGGGTCGTGGAACCGCGATCCGGTGTCGGGATATGACGTCGTGTTCGTCAAGTTCGGCGACAATGGCAAGCCGCTCGACGCCCTGCCCGTCACCCTGCTCGACCAGTTTGTCGCCAAGGACGGCAAGACGACCCGCGGCCGCCCGGCCGATGTCAAGGTCGCCAAGGACGGCAGCGCGCTGGTCGCCGACGATACCGGCGGGATTATCTGGCGGGTCGCGAAGGCGGGCTGA
- the argC gene encoding N-acetyl-gamma-glutamyl-phosphate reductase — MTSVFIDGAAGTTGLEIADRLAGRQEFSLLQLDEARRKDAGARREALNAADFVILCLPDDAAREAVAMIDNGRTRVIDASTAHRVTPGWVYGFPEVVGHGAVAEAMRVSNPGCYSTGFIALLAPLVRDGLLPADWPYSCNAVSGYSGGGKSLIERFKADPDIAWRGYALSLGHKHVPEMQARCGLTVAPLFSPAVVPAHRGMVVEVPLPLGAMSGAAPVDELRAALADYYAASPIVVMGDAPADGEMLLRASDQGDDRIALFVFANADGSQARLVARLDNLGKGASGACVQNLNIMAGLPETAGLRL; from the coding sequence ATGACGAGCGTGTTTATCGATGGTGCCGCCGGCACCACCGGGCTTGAAATCGCCGACCGGCTGGCCGGGCGCCAGGAATTTTCACTACTCCAGCTCGACGAGGCGCGGCGCAAGGATGCGGGCGCGCGGCGCGAAGCTCTGAACGCCGCCGATTTCGTCATCCTCTGCCTGCCCGACGATGCGGCGCGCGAAGCGGTGGCGATGATCGACAATGGCCGCACGCGCGTCATCGACGCGTCGACCGCGCACCGCGTCACGCCCGGCTGGGTCTATGGCTTTCCGGAGGTCGTCGGCCATGGTGCGGTGGCCGAAGCGATGCGCGTGAGCAACCCCGGCTGCTATTCGACCGGCTTCATCGCGCTCCTCGCCCCCTTGGTCCGCGATGGCCTCCTCCCCGCCGACTGGCCCTATAGCTGCAACGCCGTCAGCGGCTATTCGGGCGGCGGCAAAAGCCTCATCGAGCGCTTCAAGGCCGACCCCGACATTGCCTGGCGCGGCTATGCGCTGTCGCTGGGACACAAGCATGTACCCGAAATGCAGGCGCGCTGCGGGCTGACGGTCGCCCCGCTATTCTCCCCCGCTGTCGTGCCGGCGCATCGCGGCATGGTGGTCGAGGTGCCTTTGCCGCTTGGCGCGATGTCCGGCGCCGCGCCGGTCGATGAACTCCGCGCGGCGCTCGCCGACTATTATGCGGCAAGCCCGATCGTCGTGATGGGCGACGCCCCCGCGGACGGCGAAATGCTGCTGCGCGCATCGGACCAGGGCGACGATCGCATCGCATTGTTCGTCTTCGCCAATGCCGACGGCAGCCAGGCGCGGCTCGTCGCGCGGCTCGACAATCTGGGTAAGGGCGCGAGCGGCGCTTGCGTGCAGAACCTCAACATCATGGCGGGCCTGCCCGAAACGGCGGGGCTGCGGCTTTAG
- a CDS encoding C40 family peptidase — translation MNADSGDNLATNRVRMGRPGVAGAGRDRFGLAGTSQSYDPRIVAIRPDLADIAVAGKYFAPHYAAPMMMSSILPAAVLRGTPSPDAEQTSELLYGEGFALLDLTGGWAWGYSLADHYVGYLAADALGAPIAPTHRVAATEAIFHSAPDAASGGSAVLPMGALVMGEIAGEWLATAHGYLPLGALVDADSQVADAAAVAEAMIGAPYLFGGRTKRGIDCSGLVQLAWAAAGVQLPRDSDLQLSALGADKDVAQGDLRRGDLVFFPGHVGIMADADTIIHSSRRWMAVQAEPLADVVARSAAKGHEPAVTGCKRPR, via the coding sequence GTGAACGCTGACAGTGGTGACAATCTAGCGACCAATCGCGTGCGGATGGGGCGCCCCGGCGTTGCGGGCGCGGGCCGCGACCGCTTCGGGCTCGCAGGCACCTCGCAAAGCTATGATCCGCGCATCGTCGCGATCCGTCCCGACCTTGCCGACATCGCGGTCGCCGGCAAGTATTTCGCACCGCATTATGCGGCGCCGATGATGATGAGCAGCATCCTGCCCGCCGCCGTACTGCGCGGCACGCCGTCGCCCGATGCCGAACAGACGAGCGAATTGCTCTATGGCGAGGGTTTCGCGCTGCTCGACCTGACCGGGGGCTGGGCCTGGGGTTATAGTCTAGCCGATCATTATGTCGGCTATCTCGCCGCCGATGCGCTCGGCGCGCCGATTGCGCCGACGCACCGCGTCGCCGCGACCGAGGCAATCTTCCACTCCGCCCCCGATGCCGCGAGCGGCGGTTCAGCGGTGCTGCCGATGGGCGCGCTCGTGATGGGCGAAATTGCCGGCGAGTGGCTCGCTACCGCGCACGGCTACCTCCCGCTCGGCGCGCTGGTCGATGCAGACAGCCAGGTTGCCGATGCCGCGGCGGTCGCCGAAGCGATGATCGGGGCGCCCTATCTGTTCGGCGGTCGCACAAAGCGGGGCATCGATTGCTCGGGTCTCGTCCAGCTCGCCTGGGCGGCGGCGGGGGTGCAGCTTCCGCGCGACAGTGACCTGCAACTCTCTGCGCTCGGCGCCGACAAGGATGTAGCGCAGGGCGATTTGCGGCGCGGCGACCTCGTCTTCTTTCCCGGTCATGTCGGGATCATGGCCGACGCCGACACGATCATCCACTCGAGCCGCCGCTGGATGGCGGTCCAGGCCGAGCCGCTCGCCGATGTCGTGGCGCGGTCGGCCGCCAAGGGGCATGAACCAGCCGTCACCGGCTGCAAGCGGCCGCGTTGA
- a CDS encoding leucyl aminopeptidase family protein, with translation MTDYSDLIQPDKGQDARTIHLVDKKSYDDWLKSRSARERAALAAVRYTPDGYAHAILPGDDAESWSVVTAVANVDNLSAWCLAKLAPLLPEGRYRLDGRQPGKALFGWMSGQYRFDAYRSKEEAGSGPRVLLTADVGAIAPMVAEMRATALVRDLVNTPGADMGPAELEKVAERIAKAHGGKLTVTKGEALEQGYPMIHAVGRAAAKHHAPRLIEIHWGKADHPRVALVGKGISFDSGGLDIKPASGMRLMKKDMGGAAHVLALAQLIMESGLPVRLHCLVAAAENAISGDAFRPGDVLKSRKGLTIEIGNTDAEGRLVLGDALTKAGEEAPELLVDFATLTGAARVALGPDLPALYANDDALADDLLAGGIDRDDPVWRMPLWDGYADLLETDIADLGNAGSSSFAGSITAALFLKRFVPDGAAWAHFDTFAWRPSAKPGRPKGGAALGLRAAWAMLQARYDRRAKG, from the coding sequence ATGACCGATTATTCCGACCTGATCCAGCCCGACAAGGGGCAGGATGCGCGCACGATCCACCTTGTCGACAAGAAGAGCTATGACGACTGGCTGAAGAGCCGCAGCGCGCGCGAACGCGCCGCGCTCGCCGCCGTCCGTTACACGCCCGATGGTTACGCCCATGCTATCCTGCCGGGCGACGACGCCGAAAGCTGGTCGGTCGTCACTGCGGTCGCCAATGTCGACAATCTGTCGGCCTGGTGCCTCGCCAAGCTGGCGCCCCTCTTGCCCGAGGGGCGCTACCGGCTCGACGGACGCCAGCCCGGCAAGGCGCTGTTCGGCTGGATGAGCGGTCAGTATCGCTTCGATGCCTATCGCAGCAAGGAAGAGGCAGGCAGCGGCCCGCGCGTGCTTTTGACCGCCGATGTCGGCGCAATCGCGCCGATGGTGGCCGAAATGCGCGCGACCGCGCTCGTCCGTGATCTGGTCAACACGCCTGGTGCCGACATGGGGCCCGCCGAGCTTGAAAAGGTGGCCGAACGGATCGCCAAGGCGCATGGCGGCAAGCTGACCGTAACCAAGGGCGAAGCGCTCGAACAGGGATATCCGATGATTCATGCCGTCGGGCGCGCCGCGGCAAAGCATCATGCGCCGCGGCTGATCGAAATTCATTGGGGCAAGGCGGATCACCCGCGCGTTGCGCTGGTCGGCAAGGGGATCAGCTTCGACAGCGGCGGGCTCGACATCAAACCTGCATCGGGCATGCGGTTGATGAAAAAGGATATGGGCGGCGCTGCGCATGTGCTCGCCCTGGCGCAGCTCATTATGGAAAGTGGCCTGCCGGTGCGCCTCCACTGTCTGGTCGCCGCGGCCGAAAACGCCATCTCGGGCGATGCCTTCCGGCCCGGCGATGTGCTGAAGAGCCGCAAGGGGCTGACGATCGAAATCGGCAACACCGATGCGGAGGGCCGCCTGGTGCTCGGCGACGCGCTGACCAAGGCGGGTGAGGAAGCGCCCGAACTGCTTGTCGATTTCGCGACGCTGACCGGCGCGGCGCGGGTCGCACTCGGCCCCGACCTGCCCGCGCTCTATGCCAATGACGATGCACTCGCCGACGATCTGCTTGCCGGCGGTATCGATCGCGACGATCCCGTCTGGCGCATGCCGCTGTGGGACGGCTACGCCGATCTGCTCGAAACCGATATCGCCGATCTTGGCAATGCCGGTTCCTCGTCGTTTGCCGGTTCGATCACGGCGGCCTTGTTTCTCAAGCGCTTCGTGCCCGACGGCGCCGCCTGGGCGCATTTCGACACCTTCGCGTGGCGACCTTCTGCAAAGCCCGGGCGGCCGAAGGGTGGCGCGGCGCTGGGGCTGCGCGCAGCCTGGGCGATGTTGCAGGCGCGCTATGACCGGCGCGCCAAAGGTTGA
- a CDS encoding DUF3298 and DUF4163 domain-containing protein, translating to MTSKSLPIVLIAATLCSACSKEPEPTPAEKVAAASVPGAPPGAADDVAAKAATASDVKESSDLIEFAYSYPREAAAIPDLAKWLDNDRAKKREALIDDATRDRDAAKKEGFPYHAHSHLQAWERVTNTPRFLSLSSDISTYTGGAHGMTSFDTLIWDRNRAIRLKPLDLFTSGEAFDAAIRKPFCDAIVRAKAARGIAPSDDPDGIFEKCPAASTQTVWLGSSDGKYLDRLTIGIAPYEIGPYAEGNYKINVPVTGALVKVVKPEYQRDFLPLN from the coding sequence ATGACAAGCAAAAGCCTTCCGATCGTCCTGATCGCCGCCACCCTGTGTTCCGCCTGCTCGAAGGAGCCCGAACCGACCCCGGCCGAAAAGGTCGCGGCGGCGTCGGTTCCGGGCGCGCCGCCGGGCGCCGCCGACGATGTGGCGGCGAAGGCTGCGACCGCCTCGGACGTCAAGGAAAGCAGCGACCTCATCGAATTCGCTTATAGCTATCCGCGCGAAGCCGCCGCGATTCCGGACCTTGCGAAATGGCTCGACAACGATCGCGCCAAGAAGCGCGAGGCGCTGATCGACGATGCGACGCGCGACCGCGACGCGGCGAAGAAGGAGGGCTTTCCCTATCACGCGCACAGCCATTTGCAGGCGTGGGAGCGGGTCACGAACACGCCGCGCTTCCTGAGCCTGTCGAGCGATATTTCGACCTATACCGGCGGCGCGCACGGCATGACGAGTTTCGACACGCTGATCTGGGACCGCAACCGCGCGATCCGACTGAAGCCGCTCGACCTGTTTACCAGCGGCGAAGCGTTCGACGCGGCGATCCGCAAGCCTTTCTGCGATGCGATCGTGCGCGCCAAGGCCGCGCGCGGCATTGCGCCTTCAGACGATCCCGACGGCATCTTCGAAAAATGTCCCGCCGCTTCGACTCAGACGGTGTGGCTCGGATCGTCGGACGGCAAATATCTCGACCGGCTGACGATCGGCATCGCGCCCTATGAGATCGGCCCCTATGCCGAGGGCAATTACAAGATCAACGTCCCCGTGACCGGCGCGCTGGTGAAGGTGGTGAAGCCCGAGTATCAGCGCGATTTTCTGCCGCTGAACTGA
- a CDS encoding DUF3008 family protein, with translation MPAKSKAQQKAAGAALSAKRGDTPKSELRGASKEMYDSMSEKELEDFASGSTKGKPDHVD, from the coding sequence ATGCCAGCCAAGTCCAAGGCCCAGCAAAAGGCCGCCGGCGCCGCGCTGAGCGCGAAGCGCGGCGATACGCCGAAATCGGAGCTTCGGGGTGCGTCGAAGGAGATGTACGATTCGATGAGCGAAAAGGAACTCGAAGACTTTGCGTCGGGATCGACCAAAGGGAAGCCGGATCACGTCGATTAG
- a CDS encoding flavin-containing monooxygenase: MDSPVDQDVLIVGAGLSGIGMAAHLQMHSPGRSFALVERRANLGGTWDLFRYPGIRSDSDMHTLGFVFEPWRHEKSIADGPSILEYLNRIVDERGIREHIRFNNKVVGADWDSAAARWTVTMEDDKGAVSTTTARWLYLGSGYYDYDEPFDANFTGREDFAGQIIHPQFWPKDFDYSGKKVVVIGSGATAVTIVPSMADKAAHVTMLQRTPTWYAIRPAKDGFANFLRKILPEKTAYRLTRFKNIRLQDIVFRRAREKPEKVADFLTKKLKQALGDRYDPVAFTPPYNPWDQRLCLVPDADFFEAMKAGKASVVTDHIERFDKTGILLKSGQHLDADVIITATGLKLAVAGKIPVRVDGEPVAWNEHFYYKACMFSNVPNFSVVFGYLNASWTLRADIVSEYVCRVLNHMRDTGTTVATPLLADPTSLTEENIFDFSSGYIQRALHIMPKNADKLPWRLSQNYVQDRIDMRTGPVDDGVLKFGKAASVSKEASAPALEAAE, encoded by the coding sequence ATGGACAGCCCCGTGGATCAGGACGTTCTGATCGTCGGCGCCGGCCTTTCGGGCATCGGCATGGCCGCGCATCTCCAGATGCACAGTCCCGGCCGCAGCTTCGCGCTGGTCGAACGGCGGGCCAATCTGGGCGGCACCTGGGATCTGTTCCGCTACCCCGGCATCCGGTCGGACAGCGACATGCACACGCTGGGTTTCGTCTTCGAACCGTGGCGGCACGAAAAGTCGATCGCCGACGGCCCTTCGATCCTCGAATATCTCAACCGCATCGTCGACGAGCGCGGCATCCGCGAGCATATCCGCTTCAACAACAAGGTTGTCGGCGCCGACTGGGACAGCGCCGCCGCGCGCTGGACGGTGACGATGGAGGACGACAAGGGCGCGGTCAGCACGACGACCGCGCGCTGGCTCTACCTCGGCTCGGGCTATTATGATTATGACGAGCCGTTCGACGCCAATTTCACGGGGCGCGAGGATTTTGCGGGGCAAATCATCCACCCGCAATTCTGGCCGAAGGATTTCGACTATTCGGGCAAGAAGGTCGTCGTCATCGGATCGGGCGCCACCGCGGTGACGATCGTCCCGTCAATGGCGGACAAGGCCGCGCATGTGACGATGCTGCAACGCACGCCGACTTGGTATGCCATCCGTCCGGCAAAGGACGGATTCGCCAATTTCCTGCGCAAGATCCTGCCCGAAAAGACCGCCTACCGGCTGACGCGCTTCAAGAATATCCGCCTGCAGGACATCGTTTTCCGCCGCGCGCGCGAAAAGCCGGAAAAGGTTGCGGACTTCCTGACCAAGAAGCTGAAGCAGGCGCTCGGCGACCGTTACGATCCGGTCGCCTTCACCCCGCCCTATAATCCGTGGGACCAGCGGCTCTGCCTCGTCCCCGATGCCGACTTTTTCGAAGCGATGAAGGCGGGCAAGGCCTCCGTCGTCACCGATCATATCGAACGCTTCGACAAGACCGGCATCCTTCTCAAATCGGGTCAGCATCTCGACGCCGACGTCATCATTACCGCCACCGGCCTCAAGCTCGCGGTCGCGGGCAAAATCCCCGTCCGCGTCGATGGCGAGCCGGTCGCGTGGAACGAGCATTTCTATTACAAGGCGTGCATGTTCTCGAACGTGCCGAATTTCTCGGTCGTCTTCGGCTATCTCAACGCCAGCTGGACGCTGCGCGCCGACATCGTGTCCGAATATGTCTGCCGCGTCCTCAACCATATGCGCGATACCGGCACGACGGTCGCGACGCCGCTGCTCGCCGATCCGACGAGCCTGACCGAAGAGAATATCTTCGACTTCTCGTCAGGCTATATCCAGCGCGCGCTCCACATCATGCCCAAAAATGCCGACAAGCTGCCGTGGCGGCTCAGCCAGAATTATGTCCAGGACCGCATCGACATGCGCACCGGCCCGGTCGATGACGGCGTGCTCAAGTTCGGCAAGGCGGCGTCGGTATCGAAGGAGGCATCGGCCCCGGCCCTCGAAGCCGCGGAGTAA